One stretch of Clavibacter californiensis DNA includes these proteins:
- the nusB gene encoding transcription antitermination factor NusB, with product MSARTKARKRALDVLYVADIRGESIPATLAVEQQRAAAEPDRQASWQYAREIAEGFVEHQDEIDELIETYSVNWTLARMPAVDRAILRIGIWEILFNADVPDGVAISESVDLASSLSTDESASFVNGMLARIAATQA from the coding sequence GTGAGCGCACGCACCAAGGCGCGCAAGCGCGCCCTCGACGTCCTCTACGTCGCGGACATCCGCGGCGAGTCCATCCCCGCGACCCTCGCGGTCGAGCAGCAGCGCGCCGCGGCCGAGCCCGACCGGCAGGCGTCGTGGCAGTACGCGCGCGAGATCGCCGAGGGCTTCGTCGAGCACCAGGACGAGATCGACGAGCTCATCGAGACGTACTCGGTGAACTGGACCCTCGCCCGCATGCCCGCCGTCGATCGCGCGATCCTGCGCATCGGCATCTGGGAGATCCTCTTCAACGCCGACGTGCCCGACGGCGTCGCGATCTCGGAGAGCGTGGACCTCGCGTCGTCGCTCTCGACGGATGAGTCGGCCTCGTTCGTGAACGGCATGCTCGCGCGGATCGCGGCGACGCAGGCCTAG
- the efp gene encoding elongation factor P, with protein MASTADIKNGVVLNMDGQLWTVIEFQHVKPGKGGAFVRTKVKNVMSGKVVDRTFNAGAKIETETVDRRDFQYLYADGENFVFMDTSDYDQITLSAAQVGDAKNFMLENQDVTVALHNGEGLYVELPASVVLTITYTEPGLQGDRSTGGTKPATVETGHQIQVPLFLEQGTRVKVDTRTGDYLGRVTD; from the coding sequence ATGGCCTCTACCGCTGACATCAAGAACGGCGTCGTCCTCAACATGGACGGCCAGCTGTGGACCGTCATCGAGTTCCAGCACGTGAAGCCGGGCAAGGGCGGCGCGTTCGTGCGCACCAAGGTCAAGAACGTGATGAGCGGCAAGGTCGTCGACCGCACGTTCAACGCCGGCGCGAAGATCGAGACCGAGACGGTCGACCGCCGCGACTTCCAGTACCTCTACGCCGACGGCGAGAACTTCGTGTTCATGGACACGAGCGACTACGACCAGATCACGCTGTCCGCCGCGCAGGTCGGCGACGCGAAGAACTTCATGCTCGAGAACCAGGACGTCACCGTCGCGCTGCACAACGGCGAGGGCCTCTACGTCGAGCTGCCCGCGTCCGTCGTGCTCACCATCACGTACACGGAGCCGGGCCTGCAGGGCGACCGCTCGACGGGCGGCACCAAGCCCGCGACGGTCGAGACCGGGCACCAGATCCAGGTGCCGCTCTTCCTCGAGCAGGGCACGCGCGTCAAGGTGGACACCCGCACGGGCGACTACCTCGGCCGCGTCACCGACTGA
- a CDS encoding type II 3-dehydroquinate dehydratase, with amino-acid sequence MSRVLVLNGPNLGRLGSREPDVYGTGSLDDLRRELVAFAPDDVEIDLRQTDDEATLIGWLHEAVDTRTPVIMNPAAFTHYSYALRDAAALVTKAGITLLEVHISNPHAREEFRHTSVISPVATGVIAGLGQGSYLLALAHVVTGTR; translated from the coding sequence ATGTCACGCGTGCTCGTCCTCAACGGCCCCAACCTCGGAAGGCTCGGCAGCCGCGAGCCCGACGTGTACGGCACCGGGTCGCTCGACGACCTCCGCCGCGAGCTCGTCGCGTTCGCGCCCGACGATGTCGAGATCGACCTCAGGCAGACCGACGACGAGGCGACCCTCATCGGCTGGCTGCACGAGGCCGTCGACACGCGGACCCCCGTGATCATGAACCCCGCGGCGTTCACGCACTACTCGTACGCGCTCCGCGACGCCGCGGCGCTCGTCACGAAGGCCGGCATCACGCTTCTCGAGGTGCACATCTCGAACCCGCACGCGCGCGAGGAGTTCCGGCACACCAGCGTCATCTCGCCCGTCGCGACGGGCGTCATCGCGGGGCTCGGGCAGGGCTCGTACCTCCTGGCCCTCGCGCACGTCGTGACCGGCACCCGTTAG